The Acidimicrobiales bacterium nucleotide sequence TGCTCGAGCGCCAGGAAGCCCACGACGACATCGATCGGATCATCGGCACATGGGCGGCGGCGAGATCGGCCGCCGATGCCGCCGCGGCGCTCGAGGAGGCCGGGGTGCCGGCGGTGGCCTGTCGCAACCACGGCATGCTGCGGTTCCATCCCCAGTTTCAGGCCCGAGAGTTCTACGAAGAGGTCACCCATCCGGCCGTGGGAACACACCTGATGCCGGGACAGCCGTTCCGGCTTCGTGGCATCGATCGTTGGATTCGTAGGGCGACACCGACCCTCGGACAACACAACTTCGAGATTCTCCGGGAGCTCGGTCTCGACGATGCTGCCATCGAATTTCTCGATGCCAACGGCGAGATCGGGACAGTTCCCGTCTTCTGACACTGCACGGTGCCCTCCAGTTTGCGACACTGCGGTACATGGAACTGTCAGCCTCGAGCGATGAGCACGATCACCACATGGTGCATCGGCACCGCGACGTGCAGGGCGGCGAGGCGCGAGCCGCAGTGTTCGGCGTCAGTGATGGCCTCGTCTCCAACGTCGCGTTGATCCTCGGGATCGCCGGTGCGAGCACCGACGGTTCGCTCGTGCGGTTGGCCGGAGTGAGCGGGCTCCTGGCCGGGGCGATCTCGATGGCGGCTGGTGAGTGGGTCTCGGTCCGAGCTCAGAACGAACTCATCGAGCGCGAACTGGCGATCGAACGGCGCTCGCTCGAGGAGAACCCGCAGGCGGAGACCCGTGAGCTCGCTGCGATCTATCGCGATCGCGGCCTGAAGCCGGAAACCGCCGACGAGTTGGCCGAGGAGATCATGGCCGACCCGGCCGTTGCGCTCGACGTGCACGCCCGAGAGGAGTTGGGTGTCGATCCGGACGGCGCCGGGAGTCCGCTCACCGTTGCCGGTGCGTCGTTCGGCGCGTTCGCGTTGGGCGCGTTCGTACCGCTTGCGCCCTGGCTCGTCACTGATGGCGCCGGTGCGGTGGTGGCGTCCGTGGTGCTGGGTGTGGTCGCGGCCGCCATCGTGGGATTCGCGATTGCGGCATTCACCGAGCGGTCCAAGATCCGGACGGCGTCGCGGCAGGTGTTGGTGGCCGTGGGTGCCTGCGCGGCGACCTATCTGATCGGTTCGGTCCTCGGCGTTTCGGTCGCCTAGTCGCCGTCGGTGGCCGAACCAGGCGCATCGGGATCGACTTCGAGGAAGGTGTTGAGCAGAGCCCAGTAGCCGGCAGCGAACGCCGTCCAAGTTTGCTCTTCGCCGTCGGGCCCAGTCTTCAACGTCACATCCGGCAGCTCGTCCTCATCGAACCGCATTCTGACAGTCGCCCCTTCGGCGAGCATCAGGCCTAGCCGGGCGATCAACTCGTAGCCATCTTCGGGCGAGGCGAACATCGCGACGCGAGGACGAACGCCGATGGCGAGAGCGATGCCTTTGACAAGCTCCGCCCCACGCAGCTCGGTCTCGAGATACTCCGTGTGTGTCGTTTCAGCGAGGATCTCCCGAGTGTCGGGTGGGGTCACCGAGTCTTTCGCAAGGCTGAGCGTGAAGCCGACCCAGCTGTAGAACAGCGGGTCGGCTGCGGCAATGGCGAGTACCTCGTTGGGCGCACGTCGCGCAACCTCGCGCATGGTGGGTAGAGGTAGCCAGTCGGCGGTAGCGGAAAGGACCTCAGCCGCCACTGAGTTGGCTGCGCCCAGGCCGGTGGCCATACGGCTGACACGAAGGAGGACGTCGACTTGGAAATCCTCTTGGCTCCTCCACAACCGTTCGTGCACGGAGGCTCTCGTGATTCGGATTCCTCTAGTGGTGTGTAGGTGATCAAAGACGCGTTGGTAGGTGATCGTTGTTGGCTCCA carries:
- a CDS encoding VIT1/CCC1 transporter family protein, with the translated sequence MELSASSDEHDHHMVHRHRDVQGGEARAAVFGVSDGLVSNVALILGIAGASTDGSLVRLAGVSGLLAGAISMAAGEWVSVRAQNELIERELAIERRSLEENPQAETRELAAIYRDRGLKPETADELAEEIMADPAVALDVHAREELGVDPDGAGSPLTVAGASFGAFALGAFVPLAPWLVTDGAGAVVASVVLGVVAAAIVGFAIAAFTERSKIRTASRQVLVAVGACAATYLIGSVLGVSVA